From Erwinia sp. HDF1-3R, one genomic window encodes:
- the treZ gene encoding malto-oligosyltrehalose trehalohydrolase translates to MASGKFTKSWGAEYVGAGEVRFRLWATGQKRVTLRLSGKDTEMDPAGDGWFEATLQGVAPGAEYNFVLADGTQVPDPAARAQKADVNGPSIVIDPLSYRWQNTAWAGRPWEETVVYELHIGTFTSEGTFNAAIEKLPYLAATGITMIELLPVSQFGGDRGWGYDGVLLYAPHSAYGTPDDFKAFVDAAHGHGLSVVLDIVLNHFGPEGNYLPLLAPDFFHKERMTPWGAGIAYDVDAVRRYIAEAPLYWLQEYNLDGLRFDAIDQIDDPSGKHILIEIAERVRAEITDRPVHLTTEDNRNVIFLHPRGEDGTVPLYSGEWNDDFHNAIHVFATGETHGYYRDFAHQPEKLIARILTEGFAWQGEVSAQTGKKHGVKSSGQPPLAFVDFIQNHDQTGNRARGERLIELAGADRTRILLATLLLSPHIPLLFMGEEYGETNPFLFFTDFHGELARAVREGRAKEFEGHAGHDDGSVPDPNAEQTFALSKLDWRKPESDEGKNWLALTRELLALRQKSVVPLLATAGGNAGRVVRTAEGFVAVSWAFPQGTLSLALNIGAAAQPLPDQPGETIFAWPEAGETLPQNSILVRLAPGESK, encoded by the coding sequence ATGGCGTCAGGGAAATTTACGAAAAGTTGGGGCGCGGAATACGTCGGCGCGGGTGAAGTCCGTTTTCGTCTCTGGGCGACCGGACAGAAGAGGGTGACGTTAAGACTCTCAGGTAAAGACACAGAGATGGACCCGGCCGGCGACGGCTGGTTTGAAGCAACATTACAGGGCGTTGCGCCGGGTGCGGAGTATAATTTTGTGCTTGCCGACGGCACGCAGGTGCCGGATCCCGCTGCCCGGGCACAAAAAGCAGATGTTAATGGCCCCTCGATAGTGATCGATCCACTGAGTTACCGCTGGCAAAACACCGCCTGGGCGGGGCGCCCATGGGAAGAGACGGTGGTCTACGAGCTGCATATTGGCACCTTCACGTCGGAAGGCACCTTTAACGCCGCCATTGAAAAGCTACCTTACCTCGCCGCAACCGGCATCACGATGATCGAACTCCTGCCGGTGTCCCAGTTCGGCGGCGATCGCGGCTGGGGCTATGATGGTGTCCTGCTCTACGCACCACATTCCGCCTATGGCACACCGGATGATTTCAAAGCCTTCGTCGATGCTGCGCATGGCCATGGCCTTTCCGTGGTGCTGGATATTGTCCTGAATCATTTCGGGCCTGAGGGTAACTATCTGCCGCTGCTGGCACCGGACTTCTTCCATAAAGAGCGGATGACGCCGTGGGGCGCGGGCATTGCCTACGATGTCGATGCCGTCCGACGTTATATCGCCGAGGCACCGCTTTACTGGCTACAGGAGTATAACCTTGACGGCCTGCGCTTCGATGCCATCGACCAGATCGACGATCCCTCCGGGAAGCACATTCTCATTGAGATTGCTGAGCGCGTCCGCGCTGAAATTACCGACCGTCCCGTGCATCTGACCACCGAGGACAACCGCAACGTTATCTTCCTGCATCCGCGCGGGGAGGATGGCACCGTGCCGCTGTATAGCGGCGAATGGAACGACGACTTCCATAATGCCATTCACGTCTTTGCGACCGGCGAAACCCACGGCTACTATCGCGATTTTGCCCATCAGCCGGAAAAGCTGATTGCCCGCATCCTGACGGAAGGTTTCGCCTGGCAGGGTGAGGTTTCAGCGCAAACCGGCAAAAAGCACGGGGTTAAAAGCAGCGGTCAGCCGCCGCTGGCCTTTGTCGACTTTATTCAGAATCACGATCAGACAGGCAATCGCGCCAGGGGTGAAAGGCTAATTGAGCTTGCCGGAGCCGATCGCACCCGGATCCTGCTGGCCACGCTGCTTCTCTCACCGCATATCCCGCTGCTGTTTATGGGTGAGGAGTATGGGGAAACGAATCCCTTCCTGTTCTTTACTGACTTTCATGGCGAACTTGCCAGGGCCGTGCGCGAGGGTCGCGCGAAGGAGTTTGAAGGGCATGCGGGTCATGACGATGGCAGCGTTCCCGATCCTAACGCAGAGCAGACGTTTGCCCTGTCCAAACTTGACTGGCGCAAACCAGAGAGCGACGAGGGAAAAAACTGGCTGGCGCTGACCCGCGAACTGCTGGCGCTAAGGCAAAAGTCTGTTGTGCCGCTGCTTGCCACCGCTGGCGGCAACGCGGGCAGGGTGGTGAGAACCGCGGAGGGCTTTGTCGCCGTAAGCTGGGCCTTCCCACAGGGGACGCTCTCCCTGGCGCTGAATATTGGCGCGGCAGCCCAGCCGCTTCCTGACCAGCCAGGCGAGACAATCTTCGCCTGGCCTGAAGCCGGTGAAACGCTGCCGCAAAACAGCATTCTTGTACGATTAGCCCCGGGAGAGAGTAAATGA
- a CDS encoding diaminobutyrate--2-oxoglutarate transaminase has protein sequence MTDKVRIDTLGANSLNGNNETFLARQAEFESNVRSYPRKLPLAIAKAQGVWITDVENNQYLDCLAGAGTLALGHNHPDILQSIQNVITSGLPLHTLDLTTPLKDQFSAYLLSLLPGQGKEYCLQFCGPSGADAVEAALKLAKKHTGRTGVISFSGGYHGMTHGALAVTGNLGPKEAINGMMPEVQFMPYPHLYRCPLGIGGEAGVNALTYYFENLINDVESGVRKPAAVILEAVQGEGGVNPAPIEWLQRIRKVTQEHGILLILDEVQAGFARTGKFFAFEHAGIEPDIIVMSKAVGGGLPLAVLGIKKQFDAWEPGHHTGTFRGNQLAMATGLKTLQLLKDNQIADKVAAQGEWLKARLAELQARYPVMGNIRGLGLMIGIEIVKPGEAPDHMGSYPADGELSALLQKKCFEAGLILERGGRHGSVLRLLPSLLISNDELGIFLEKFEQALLAAGVQPV, from the coding sequence ATGACGGATAAAGTCCGTATTGATACTTTAGGTGCGAATTCATTAAACGGAAACAATGAAACCTTTTTAGCCAGACAAGCTGAATTTGAATCGAATGTCAGGAGCTACCCCCGTAAGCTGCCGTTAGCCATTGCGAAAGCACAGGGCGTGTGGATCACCGATGTTGAGAATAATCAATATCTTGATTGCCTGGCTGGCGCAGGTACGCTGGCGCTGGGCCATAATCATCCTGATATTCTGCAAAGCATCCAAAATGTCATTACCAGCGGCTTGCCGTTACATACTCTCGATCTGACTACGCCGTTAAAAGATCAGTTCTCGGCTTATCTGCTCTCTCTCTTGCCCGGCCAGGGTAAAGAGTACTGCCTGCAGTTCTGTGGTCCTTCAGGTGCCGATGCAGTGGAAGCGGCGCTGAAGCTGGCGAAAAAGCACACCGGCCGCACCGGCGTAATCAGCTTTTCCGGCGGCTACCACGGTATGACGCATGGCGCGCTGGCGGTAACGGGTAACCTGGGGCCGAAAGAAGCGATCAACGGCATGATGCCGGAAGTGCAGTTTATGCCTTACCCGCATCTTTATCGCTGCCCGCTGGGCATCGGCGGTGAAGCCGGGGTTAACGCGTTAACCTACTACTTCGAGAATCTGATTAACGATGTTGAAAGCGGCGTGCGCAAACCTGCAGCGGTGATCCTCGAAGCGGTTCAGGGTGAAGGCGGCGTTAACCCGGCACCGATCGAGTGGCTCCAGCGCATTCGTAAGGTGACCCAGGAGCACGGCATTCTGCTGATTCTGGACGAGGTTCAGGCCGGATTTGCGCGTACCGGGAAGTTTTTTGCCTTCGAGCACGCCGGTATCGAGCCGGACATCATCGTCATGTCCAAGGCCGTCGGTGGCGGCTTGCCTCTGGCCGTGCTCGGCATCAAAAAGCAGTTCGATGCCTGGGAACCCGGTCACCATACCGGTACCTTCCGCGGCAACCAGCTGGCGATGGCCACCGGCCTTAAGACGCTTCAGCTGCTAAAAGATAATCAGATTGCTGACAAAGTCGCGGCGCAGGGCGAGTGGCTGAAAGCACGCCTGGCGGAACTGCAGGCGCGTTATCCGGTAATGGGCAATATTCGCGGGCTGGGCCTGATGATCGGTATCGAGATCGTGAAGCCGGGCGAAGCGCCGGACCATATGGGTAGCTACCCTGCCGACGGCGAGCTGTCTGCTCTGTTACAGAAGAAATGCTTTGAAGCCGGCTTAATTCTGGAGCGCGGTGGCCGTCACGGTAGCGTATTGCGTCTGCTGCCTTCCCTGCTGATCAGCAATGATGAGCTGGGTATTTTCCTGGAAAAATTTGAACAGGCCCTGTTAGCGGCTGGCGTTCAACCAGTCTGA
- a CDS encoding aspartate aminotransferase family protein yields MSGSNPILAGSAQSIEAYQQAIAQSSQAVVEWLKQPEMYQGKTVAELRERIALDFNPQGLGNQVAIERAIEYFLKDSLSVHHPQCVAHLHCPSLVVSQAAEVLINASNQSMDSWDQSPSATIIEMKLIEWLRGLVGFPHGEAGVFTSGGTQSNLMGLMLARDAFFARQGHAIQQDGLVGDLRKIRVLCSENAHFSVQKNMALLGLGYQSVTLVKTDALARMDVNDLAEKITQAKARGEQILAIVATAGTTDAGAIDPLRSIATLAAEHQIWVHVDAAWGGALLLSEKYRDYLDGIDLVDSITLDFHKQFFQTISCGAFLLKDERHYELMRYQAAYLNSEFDEAQGVPNLVSKSLQTTRRFDALKLWMGLEALGQQQYAAIIDHGVTLAQQVAGYVSEQSSLELVMPTQLASVLFRYRSPEQAGSHNDAAVALLNQRIGDALLESGRANVGVTEFNGVTCLKLTLLNPTVTLEDIKVLLTLVERTAGQLPGA; encoded by the coding sequence ATGTCCGGGTCAAACCCAATTCTGGCAGGCTCTGCGCAGAGTATCGAAGCCTACCAGCAGGCGATTGCGCAGAGCAGTCAGGCGGTGGTCGAGTGGCTTAAGCAGCCTGAGATGTATCAGGGCAAAACCGTCGCTGAACTGCGTGAGCGCATCGCGCTGGATTTTAATCCTCAGGGCCTGGGCAACCAGGTCGCCATTGAGCGCGCGATTGAATACTTTCTGAAAGACAGCCTGTCGGTGCATCATCCGCAGTGCGTGGCGCATCTGCACTGCCCTAGCCTGGTGGTCAGCCAGGCGGCGGAAGTGTTGATCAACGCCAGCAACCAGAGCATGGACTCCTGGGATCAGAGCCCTTCCGCCACCATCATTGAGATGAAGCTGATTGAATGGCTGCGCGGACTGGTCGGGTTCCCGCACGGTGAGGCGGGCGTCTTTACCAGCGGCGGTACGCAGAGCAACCTGATGGGGCTGATGCTGGCACGCGATGCCTTCTTTGCGCGTCAGGGCCATGCTATTCAGCAGGATGGCCTGGTCGGCGACCTGCGCAAAATCAGGGTGTTATGTTCTGAAAACGCACACTTCTCGGTGCAGAAGAACATGGCGCTGTTGGGCCTGGGCTACCAGTCGGTCACGCTGGTGAAAACCGACGCGCTGGCGCGGATGGACGTGAACGATCTGGCAGAGAAAATCACGCAGGCGAAGGCCCGGGGTGAGCAGATCCTGGCCATTGTCGCCACGGCAGGTACCACCGATGCCGGTGCTATCGATCCGCTGCGCAGCATTGCCACGCTGGCGGCAGAACACCAGATCTGGGTTCACGTCGATGCGGCCTGGGGTGGCGCGCTGTTGCTGTCCGAAAAGTATCGTGATTATCTGGACGGCATTGACCTGGTGGATTCCATTACCCTGGACTTCCACAAGCAGTTCTTCCAGACCATTAGCTGTGGCGCTTTCCTGCTGAAAGATGAGCGCCACTACGAGCTGATGCGCTATCAGGCTGCCTATCTGAACTCCGAGTTCGATGAAGCCCAGGGCGTACCGAATCTGGTTTCCAAATCGCTGCAAACTACCCGCCGTTTTGATGCGTTAAAACTGTGGATGGGTCTGGAAGCGCTGGGACAGCAGCAGTACGCGGCCATTATCGATCACGGCGTGACGCTGGCGCAGCAGGTTGCCGGTTACGTCAGCGAGCAGAGCTCGCTCGAATTAGTGATGCCAACACAGCTGGCCAGCGTGCTGTTCCGCTATCGCTCGCCGGAGCAGGCAGGCAGTCATAATGATGCCGCCGTCGCGCTGCTTAATCAGCGGATTGGCGATGCCCTGCTGGAGTCGGGCCGCGCCAACGTTGGCGTCACCGAATTTAACGGTGTCACCTGCCTGAAACTGACGCTGCTAAACCCGACCGTCACGCTGGAGGATATCAAAGTCCTGCTGACGCTGGTTGAACGCACCGCCGGACAGCTGCCTGGCGCGTAG
- the mqo gene encoding malate dehydrogenase (quinone) encodes MTKATKLATTLSLAALLVCTATRAETAPEKTDVLLIGGGIMSASLGTLLETLQPGWKQLMVEKLDGVALESSNGWNNAGTGHSANMELNYTPERPDGTIDFSKALEINEAFMISRQFWTTQVRNGVLSNPHSFINSTPHMSFVWGDKNVEFLTKRYAALQTTTLFQGMKFSTDHKQIEQWAPLIMEGRDPQQKVAATWTPVGTDVNYGEITRQLVGSLKKNDNFTLKTSAEVTEFKRNDDNSWHVTYKDVKSGEQHVVDAKYVFIGAGGGALKLLQKTGIPEGENYAGFPVGGSFLVTENPAITSRHQEKVYGQASVGAPPMSVPHLDARYLDGKRVVLFGPFATFSTKFLKNGSLFDLLSTTTSHNVIPMTHVGMDNFDLVKYLVGQVMLTDEDRFESLKEYYPDAKKEDWKLIQAGQRVQIIKKDADKGGVLKLGTEIVTDKQKTVAALLGASPGASTAAPIAINVIEKLFPEQFKSPEWQSKIRSIVPSYGQKLNGNVALTQKVWDDTASTLQLTKPPVIQMGDKASDAPADAGQQKKAAAAGHDMAL; translated from the coding sequence ATGACTAAAGCAACAAAACTCGCCACCACGCTTTCGCTGGCAGCGCTACTGGTCTGTACTGCCACCCGCGCAGAAACTGCGCCAGAAAAAACGGATGTACTGCTTATCGGTGGCGGTATTATGAGCGCGTCCTTAGGGACCCTGCTCGAGACGTTACAGCCGGGCTGGAAACAGCTGATGGTGGAAAAACTCGACGGTGTGGCCCTTGAGTCTTCTAACGGCTGGAACAACGCGGGCACGGGTCACTCTGCTAACATGGAGCTGAACTATACGCCGGAGCGTCCGGATGGCACGATTGATTTCAGTAAAGCCCTGGAAATCAACGAAGCCTTTATGATTTCCCGGCAGTTCTGGACCACTCAGGTGCGTAACGGCGTGCTGAGCAATCCACACTCCTTTATCAACTCGACGCCGCATATGAGTTTTGTCTGGGGTGACAAAAACGTTGAGTTCCTGACTAAGCGTTACGCGGCCCTGCAAACCACCACGCTGTTCCAGGGGATGAAGTTCTCTACCGACCATAAGCAGATTGAGCAGTGGGCGCCATTAATTATGGAAGGACGCGATCCGCAGCAGAAAGTCGCGGCGACGTGGACGCCGGTAGGCACTGATGTTAACTACGGTGAGATAACCCGGCAGCTGGTAGGCAGCCTGAAAAAGAATGATAACTTTACGCTGAAAACCTCGGCGGAAGTGACAGAATTTAAGCGTAACGACGACAACTCCTGGCACGTGACCTACAAAGATGTGAAAAGCGGCGAGCAACACGTTGTCGATGCAAAATATGTCTTTATCGGCGCGGGTGGGGGTGCACTGAAGCTGCTGCAAAAAACCGGCATTCCGGAAGGCGAAAACTATGCCGGCTTCCCGGTAGGCGGCTCATTCCTGGTTACCGAAAATCCGGCTATCACCAGCCGTCATCAGGAGAAAGTGTACGGTCAGGCTTCGGTAGGCGCACCGCCGATGTCCGTGCCACATCTTGATGCCCGTTATCTCGATGGCAAGCGCGTGGTGCTGTTTGGGCCGTTTGCGACCTTTTCAACTAAATTTCTCAAAAATGGCTCGCTGTTTGATCTGCTGAGCACCACCACCAGCCATAATGTTATCCCCATGACCCACGTGGGTATGGATAACTTCGACCTGGTGAAATATCTGGTCGGGCAGGTGATGTTGACCGACGAGGACCGCTTCGAATCGCTGAAGGAGTACTATCCCGATGCGAAGAAAGAGGACTGGAAACTGATTCAGGCCGGGCAGCGCGTGCAGATCATTAAAAAGGACGCGGATAAGGGCGGCGTGCTCAAGCTGGGTACTGAAATTGTCACCGATAAACAGAAAACCGTGGCGGCACTGCTTGGCGCATCGCCGGGCGCCTCTACCGCCGCGCCAATTGCGATTAACGTGATTGAGAAACTGTTCCCCGAGCAGTTTAAGTCGCCTGAGTGGCAGAGCAAAATACGCTCAATTGTGCCGAGCTATGGTCAGAAGCTGAATGGCAACGTTGCCCTGACGCAGAAGGTCTGGGACGATACCGCCTCCACGCTACAGCTGACTAAGCCGCCGGTGATTCAGATGGGTGATAAAGCCAGCGACGCACCAGCTGACGCCGGTCAGCAGAAAAAAGCGGCTGCGGCCGGGCATGATATGGCGCTGTAA
- a CDS encoding methyl-accepting chemotaxis protein yields the protein MLKNIRLTTLLLVSGLCLLGVFLASALLSAHYLQRSANSLKNLNREVSATLGVADTTNWMRAARTTLLAAVPHVTDSDPQALNSALKQARFYYDGGMKFMVAYQAAPKMPGEQLLANELAARYTDYTGQGVSALFTALEKKDVPLFLQLAGTRVVALDEAYRVPLDKVIALHKQASVEITQQADRDSWTARLAAILSFGLFILTGLVIAMLLRRVLIAPLHRAGEVATAIGEGDLTSRFPPARNDEVGRLLQGLEGMQRSLNTLMGEIVQGVGEVARVTAQISDGNHSLSSRTEQQAAALEETAASMEQLSSTVTLNAANADVASGAAASASATARQCGEAMQDVVRSMSDIRTSATAISEITSVINGIAFQTNILALNAAVEAARAGEQGRGFAVVANEVRTLAQRSTHSAREIEKLIADSNLNVKQGEEKVALVTRTTEEIITSVTGVTSLMSEIASASSEQSKGISQIGVAVTEMDSVTQQNATLVQASATATTILEEQVQSLTGIISRFHLQV from the coding sequence ATGCTGAAAAATATCCGTCTCACCACTCTACTGCTGGTTTCAGGTTTGTGCCTGTTGGGGGTTTTTCTCGCCTCTGCACTGCTCAGCGCACATTATTTGCAGCGTAGCGCCAATTCTCTCAAAAACCTGAACCGTGAGGTATCGGCCACTCTGGGCGTGGCCGATACCACTAACTGGATGCGGGCAGCCCGAACCACGCTGCTTGCTGCGGTGCCACACGTGACGGACAGCGATCCTCAGGCGCTCAACAGCGCGCTGAAGCAGGCGCGCTTCTATTATGATGGTGGCATGAAATTTATGGTGGCCTATCAGGCGGCGCCGAAAATGCCCGGGGAGCAGCTGCTGGCAAATGAGCTGGCCGCACGCTATACGGACTATACCGGGCAGGGCGTCAGTGCGCTTTTCACTGCATTGGAGAAAAAGGATGTCCCCCTTTTCCTGCAACTGGCGGGTACCCGGGTGGTAGCGCTGGACGAAGCCTACCGCGTACCGCTTGATAAGGTTATCGCTCTGCATAAACAGGCTTCAGTCGAAATCACGCAGCAGGCGGATCGCGACAGCTGGACAGCCCGCCTTGCCGCGATACTCTCATTCGGTCTGTTTATTCTTACCGGCCTGGTGATTGCGATGCTGCTGCGGCGCGTACTGATAGCACCACTGCATCGGGCAGGAGAAGTGGCGACGGCAATAGGTGAAGGCGATCTGACCTCCCGCTTCCCGCCCGCCCGCAATGATGAAGTGGGCAGGTTGTTACAGGGGCTGGAAGGGATGCAGCGGAGCCTGAATACGCTGATGGGCGAAATAGTGCAGGGCGTCGGAGAAGTCGCGCGCGTCACCGCGCAAATCAGCGACGGTAATCACAGCCTTTCCAGCCGCACCGAGCAGCAGGCCGCTGCGCTGGAGGAGACCGCAGCCAGTATGGAACAGCTCTCTTCTACCGTTACCCTGAACGCGGCGAATGCGGATGTGGCAAGCGGCGCGGCGGCATCGGCATCGGCCACCGCCCGTCAATGCGGAGAAGCCATGCAGGATGTGGTTCGCAGCATGAGCGATATTCGTACCAGCGCCACGGCCATTAGCGAAATCACCTCGGTGATTAATGGCATTGCTTTCCAGACCAATATTCTGGCGCTGAACGCCGCCGTTGAAGCTGCGCGGGCGGGCGAGCAGGGACGGGGTTTTGCGGTTGTCGCTAATGAGGTTCGCACGCTGGCGCAGCGCAGTACGCACTCAGCGCGTGAGATTGAAAAGCTCATTGCCGATTCAAATCTGAACGTCAAACAGGGAGAAGAGAAGGTTGCGCTGGTCACACGCACGACCGAAGAGATTATCACCTCTGTGACCGGCGTGACCTCGCTGATGAGTGAAATTGCGTCTGCCTCCTCTGAGCAGAGCAAGGGCATCAGTCAGATTGGCGTGGCGGTCACCGAAATGGACAGCGTCACCCAGCAAAATGCCACCCTGGTGCAGGCCTCGGCGACGGCAACCACCATCCTGGAGGAGCAGGTGCAGTCACTGACCGGCATTATCAGTCGTTTCCACCTGCAGGTTTAG
- a CDS encoding glutathione-independent formaldehyde dehydrogenase, whose translation MKAVIYNGPYDVSVKDVPDAKIVKPTDALIRVTTTNICGSDLHMYEGRTSFEQGRILGHENMGQVIEVGSGVERVKVGDYVCLPFNIGCGFCENCEKGLTGYCLTANPGTAGAAYGFAEMGPWEGGQAELLRVPFADFNCLTLPKDAVEKEDDYVMLSDIFPTGWHATELAGLRAGESVAIYGAGPVGLMAAHSALIKGAASVYVVDTHPDRLALAEKMGATAINAVGDEAVQKILDLTDGKGTDRGCECVGYQCCNKHGKEDNSATMNSLVASTKATGGIGAVGVFVPQDPGGSTDLAKEGKMPFDFGSFWFKGQTLRTGQANVKAYNRQLANLIHKGKANPAQIISQRLKLADAAEGYKHFDSRDKDWTKVILKP comes from the coding sequence ATGAAAGCGGTTATTTATAATGGCCCGTACGATGTTTCCGTGAAGGATGTGCCGGATGCAAAAATTGTCAAACCCACTGATGCCCTGATTCGTGTTACCACCACCAATATTTGCGGTTCCGATCTGCATATGTATGAGGGACGAACCAGTTTTGAGCAGGGCCGTATTCTTGGCCATGAAAATATGGGCCAGGTTATTGAGGTCGGCAGCGGCGTTGAGCGCGTAAAAGTAGGCGATTATGTCTGTCTGCCGTTCAATATTGGCTGTGGCTTTTGTGAAAACTGTGAAAAAGGCCTGACCGGCTACTGCCTGACCGCTAATCCTGGCACAGCAGGCGCGGCCTATGGTTTTGCAGAGATGGGCCCCTGGGAAGGCGGGCAGGCCGAGCTGCTGCGCGTGCCTTTTGCAGACTTTAATTGCCTGACGCTGCCGAAAGATGCGGTCGAAAAAGAGGACGATTATGTCATGCTGTCCGATATCTTTCCCACCGGCTGGCATGCAACAGAGCTGGCAGGCCTGCGGGCAGGTGAAAGCGTGGCGATTTACGGTGCCGGACCGGTTGGCCTGATGGCCGCTCACTCAGCCCTGATCAAAGGCGCGGCCAGTGTTTACGTTGTGGATACCCATCCCGATCGCCTGGCGCTGGCCGAGAAAATGGGCGCGACCGCAATCAATGCGGTAGGTGACGAGGCGGTGCAAAAGATCCTGGACCTGACCGATGGCAAAGGAACGGATCGCGGCTGTGAATGCGTAGGCTATCAGTGCTGCAATAAGCACGGTAAAGAGGATAATAGCGCAACCATGAACAGCCTGGTCGCTTCGACCAAAGCCACAGGCGGTATCGGCGCCGTGGGCGTATTTGTGCCACAGGATCCGGGTGGCAGCACCGATCTGGCGAAGGAAGGGAAGATGCCATTCGATTTCGGCAGCTTCTGGTTCAAAGGCCAGACACTGCGCACCGGTCAGGCGAACGTAAAAGCCTATAATCGTCAGCTTGCCAACCTTATCCATAAAGGAAAAGCCAATCCGGCACAGATTATTTCCCAGCGTCTGAAGCTGGCCGATGCGGCAGAGGGCTACAAGCATTTTGATTCCCGCGATAAAGACTGGACCAAGGTAATCCTTAAACCTTAA
- a CDS encoding alpha/beta hydrolase — MNDNTWIDRGPSPFIPGFRLGDVTLASGVRLRVAMGGNGPPLILLHGHPQNHLTWHKVAPTLAQEFSVILPDLRGYGDSDKPPGGEGHRNYSKRVMAQDIIQLMDRLNYDTFIFVGHDRGGRVGHRLALDYPDRVSRCIFIDIAPTATMYALTDKTFATRYFWWFFLIQPAPLPEKMIGQDPAFFLRQHIDAQNKTPDATEPAIFADYLRCYQHPDMLHAVCEDYRAAATTDLEDDASDGEKRIQCPLFLLWGEQGTVGQLYDVISTWQEKAREVTGVGLPCGHSPQEEVPGEILGHLLPFLRRNN; from the coding sequence ATGAACGATAACACCTGGATCGACCGGGGACCGTCGCCCTTTATCCCCGGCTTCAGGCTGGGCGATGTGACCCTTGCCAGCGGAGTGAGATTACGGGTTGCGATGGGGGGTAACGGGCCACCTCTGATCCTTCTCCACGGGCATCCACAAAATCATCTTACCTGGCATAAAGTGGCTCCCACGCTGGCGCAGGAATTCAGTGTCATTTTGCCCGATCTTCGTGGTTACGGCGACAGTGATAAACCGCCGGGCGGCGAGGGACACCGCAATTATTCTAAACGCGTCATGGCGCAGGATATAATTCAGCTGATGGACCGGTTAAATTATGACACCTTCATTTTTGTCGGTCACGATCGGGGAGGGCGCGTAGGGCATCGGCTGGCGCTGGATTATCCTGACCGGGTCAGCCGCTGCATATTTATTGATATTGCGCCGACGGCGACAATGTACGCACTGACGGATAAAACGTTCGCCACGCGTTATTTCTGGTGGTTTTTTCTTATTCAGCCTGCACCGCTGCCTGAGAAAATGATTGGTCAGGATCCGGCATTTTTTCTACGCCAGCATATTGATGCGCAGAATAAAACGCCAGACGCCACCGAACCTGCTATTTTCGCCGATTATCTGCGCTGTTATCAGCACCCGGATATGCTGCATGCGGTATGTGAAGACTATCGCGCCGCAGCCACGACAGATCTGGAAGACGATGCATCAGACGGCGAAAAACGCATTCAGTGCCCGTTATTCCTGTTATGGGGGGAGCAGGGTACGGTCGGCCAGCTCTATGACGTCATCAGCACCTGGCAGGAGAAGGCCAGAGAGGTAACGGGCGTGGGGTTGCCCTGTGGTCATTCTCCGCAGGAAGAGGTCCCCGGGGAAATACTGGGGCATCTGCTGCCGTTCCTCAGAAGGAATAACTAG
- a CDS encoding VF530 family protein has protein sequence MNTHASKDPLHGVTLEMQINALVAKYGWGELGRRININCFKSDPSVKSSLKFLRRTPWARKEVEDLYLMMLNAGSKKAAVTPVDSPWGQRRDNGYER, from the coding sequence ATGAACACGCACGCTTCCAAAGATCCTTTACACGGCGTTACGCTGGAAATGCAGATTAACGCGCTGGTAGCAAAATATGGCTGGGGAGAGCTGGGTCGCCGCATCAATATTAACTGCTTCAAAAGCGATCCCAGTGTTAAATCCAGCCTGAAGTTTCTGCGCCGTACCCCCTGGGCGCGTAAGGAAGTGGAAGATCTGTATCTTATGATGCTTAACGCGGGCAGTAAAAAAGCTGCCGTAACGCCCGTCGACAGTCCCTGGGGCCAGCGCAGAGATAACGGGTATGAACGATAA